The Acidimicrobiales bacterium sequence CACGGCGACGGCCTCGTGCTCGCCGGTTCCTACAACGACCTCGTCTTCTCCGGTGGCGGGCTCGGGTCGTGGGCGGTCTCGTTCGCCGACTTCGACCCGTTCGACACGTCGGACCCCAGCGTCGACTCGGCCGAGGCGCGCGACGAAGCGCTCACCTACGCCCGCGAGCATCTCGGCGAGCTTCCGAAGGTCGTCGCGGCGCGGGTCGGTCGGCTCTGGAGCGTGTACCGGCCGCTGGCGACGGCACAGTTGAACACGCAGGAGGGCCGCGAGCCGTGGGCGTCGCATCTCGCCATCGGCGCGCTGTACCTCGTCGTGCCGCTGGCCCTGGTCGGCTGGTGGCGTCTGCGGGACCGGTGGCACCGCTGGCTGCTCGGTGTGATGGTGCTCCACGTGACGCTGATGGGCGCCGCGTTCTACGGCACGCCGCGGTTCCGGGTGCCGGCCGAGATCGCCCTCGTGGTCGCAGCGGCGATCGGGATCCACTGGCTGGCTAGCCTCGGAGCATGTCGACCACCGCGCACATCGTCTTCTCCGCCGTCCTGATCCTGACGGTGCTCTTCATCTACTCGCTGGTCCGACAGCGGGTGCTCAAGAGCAAATACGCCCTGCTCTGGTCGGTCGTCGCCGTCGCCCTGCTGCCGATCGCGGCCGTGCCGAGCCTGGTGGAGAACGTGTCGGACCTGCTCGGGATCGAGACGCCGTCCAACACGATCCTGCTCGCCGCCGTGTCGCTGCTCTTCATGACGACCGTGCAGCTCACCTACGAGCTGTCCCGCATCGAGGCCCGCACCCAGGACCTCGCCGAAGAATTCGCCCTGCTCCGCGCCCGCCTCGATCTCAACGAACCCGCCTGAGAAAGTACGCCGGGGTCAGACCCCCGTACTTTCTCCCCCGCCCGAGAAAGTACTGGGGTCTGACCCCCTCATACTTTCTCGCTGGGCGGTGACGATGAGGCCGTCGGCGGAATAGGGGCGGCCGAGCTTGCCGAGGAGGCGTTCGGTGCCGGCGACGAGGCGCACGGCGGCGATCTCGAGGCGGGAGCGGTCGCCGCGCTCGCGTACGGACGGCACGTAGGTGGCGACGTCGACCGGGGTCCATCCCTCGCGCTGCATCAGCTGCGTGAGCGTGCGCCACGTGAACATCACGACATGGTCGGGATGGTTGACCTCGATGCGACGGGTGATGTTGGCGACGACATTGACGAGCCCGTAGGCGTTCGGTGTCGTGACGATCAGGGTGCCGCCCGGCGCCGTGAGCGTGGCCATCGCGGCCAGGAACGGTCCGGGTGCGCCGAGGTGCTCGATCACCTCGCCGGCCAGCACCACGTCGGCCGGCTCGAGCGCCAACGCCGCCACCGCGGCGGCATCGGTGCAGTCGACCAGGTGCGCCTCGTACCCCGCCTCCACCGCGGCGGCGACGCCCGGCCCGTCGAAGTCGAGCCCCACGAGGCTCGTGGCGACCTCGTCGATGTGACCGTGGAGCCAGCTGCCCGCCCGGCTCTGCTGTTCGCGGAACCCGGCGTCGGCGAACCCGACGTGGATCACCCGCTTCCCCCGGCACTGCTCGACCAGCCACTCGACCCGGTCGACGATCGCGGTCTTCGGCAGCGGATGGGCCATCTCGTCCTGGCCGTACTCCGGGATCTCGGTGCTCATGCCGCCGCCATCTCGAACACGGGGAGATCGTCGCCCAACGCGTGCACCATGTCGATCATCCGCCGGTCGGTTCCCTTCACGATCGACACGACGCGATCCTTCATCCCCGCGCGGCCCCACCACATGACCCGGCTGCCGAGCCGCCCCACCTCGGGGAGCAGCCAGCGCTCCTCCCCCGGGTCGAAGTCGTAGGGATGCGAGTAGAGCCACGCATGGTCCGGCGCCTTCTTCGCGGCCCAGCGGATCAACGGCATCGGCGCGACACGGAGGTACACGCCGCCGAGCAGGGGCACGTTCGCGGGACCGACCCCGAAGATCGGCGACGGGATCTCCACGAGGCCGCTCGGCCACCGGAACGGCTCGGTCGGCGCGCCGGGCCAGCCGTAGAGCGGGTTGCGGGCCGGGAGCACGGACGACGAATAGGTGAACCCGAGGTCGGTGAGGATCTCCGGCGCCCAGGCGGACTCGGGGACCAGCGAGAAGATCGGCGCCCGGAAACCGAGGACCGGGGTCTGGATCACCTGGGCGAGCCGATCCATCGCCTCCGCGGTCGCGGTGCGGAACGCGTCGGGCCCGAGGTCGGGCAGCGGGGTGTGCGTGGCGCCGTGGAGGCCGAGCTCGTGACCGCGGGCCGCCACCCGGGCGACGAGATCCGGCTGGTCACGCACCACCTCGCCGACGACGAAGACCGTGCCGATGACGCCGGCCTTCTCGAGATCGTCGAGCAGCGCGTCCGTGACCGCGGGGAAGCGGAGCTCGGCCGTGTCGTCGGGCCGATGGTCCTCCAGGTCCAGCGTGAAGACGACCGCGCTCATCGCAGCACCGCCCGGAACACGCCCTCGGCCCGCAGCCGATGGAAGATCCAGCTCATCGCCACGCTGGCGAGCACGATCATCGCGATGTCGATCGGCACCCGATAGCGGGTCAGCCCGAACGTGATCGCCGACGCGAACATGATCATCGGCCACATGGCGAGCAGCGGGGTGAGACGGATCCGCCGTCGCCGCAGGAGCAGGGCGCCGACCACCGAGAAGGGGATCAGCGTGTAGTACACGCCGAGCCCGACCGTGGACGGTTCCTCCCAGCGGCCTTCGACCCGGTACTGCATCTGGAGTGTGTGGCTCACCCGGTAGAGCTCGAGCGATCGGCCCATCCGGGCGAGCGCCACCTTCGGGTAGCGCCGCCAGTTGTCGAGGTAGTACTCGATCGCCTGTTCGCGGTTCCACTCATCGGTGACCGACTCGTCGTAGTAGACGCGGTCGTCCTCGGTCTCGGGCCACGTGCCCGGCAGGTCCTCCTCGAGCTGGGCGATGAGCTCCTCGTCGAAGCAGTTGACCCAGTAGCCGAGCGACAGGCCGGTCCACGCGCCGTCGCAGGCGCCGCCCATCATCACCGTGCCGGTCACCGCGCTGATCGTGACCGGCTTCTCGAAGCGCAGGTTGTTGTAGACGAGCCAGGGCGACATCAACAGGAGCCCGGCGAGCCCGCACAGCACGGTCTGGCGGACCTTCTCCTTCGTGTCGAGCGCCTTCACGCCCCACCAGATCAGCGGCAGCACCATGAAGCCGTAGAGGCTGAGGGCCTCAGCCCGGATCATGGTCGCGAGCGCGATCGTCACTCCGAGGATGGCGACGTTGCGGCGGCTCGGTTCGCGGATCCACTCGTAGGCGGCCCAGAACATGAGCACCACGAAGGGCTGGTACATGCTTTCGCTCAGCAGCATGATGTCGTTGATCCACATCAGCGGGTGGAGCGCGGCGATGAGGGCGGCGAACGCGCCGGCCACGTTGCCCGCGAGGCGGCGGGTGAAGAGTCCCACGGCGAGCACGAGGGCGAAGCCCCAGAAGCTGGCGACCACTCGATGGTCGGTGACGCCGTCGAACCCGATCTTCGACCAGGACGCGAGGTAGGCGGCGAACAGGGGCGGGTCGCCGGCCGAGTCGATGAGCTCGCCGACGCCGGTGCGCTGCTCCGTGGCGAGATGGATGAGCGGGTTGTAGTAGCCGCCGTGGTCGGCGAGCAGGTTGGCCTGACCGTGGTGGTAGAAGGCGTCGCCCGCGACCGTGTAGCAGTCGACCGCTCCGGTGTCGCACGTCGGCCGGTAGACGAGGATCGCCCACAGTCGCAGGAGCCAGCCGCCGACCGCGATGCCGACGATCGTCGGGACCGGGCGCAGCTGCTTCGTGAGCGCACGGATGCGGGTCAACATGCCGGGATGGACTCCGGGTCGGGTGCGGCGGGATCGGCGGTGGGGGCTGCCTGGGGTGGACCGTAGCGGTCGATCAGATGGCCGAGCGCGACGGCGGACAGGATGACGAAGGCCACGTCGGCCCCCACCCGATAGCGGGTCACGCCGAACGTGATGACGGCCGTCAGCAGCGACGTGCCCGCCACCGCGGCGATCGGCAGCAGCGATGTGCGGCGCCGCCACACGACCGCGCCGAGCACCGCGCCGGCCATCACGACATAGTTGGCGAGCAGTCCGACCACGACATGGCTGCGCACCCGGCGCTCGAAGAACACGTCGAAATCGATGCCCTGGATCGGCCGGTAGACGCCGATGATGCGCCCGAACCGGGCCGCACCGACCTTGGGCAGCTGGGTCCAGTTGTCCCGGATGTAGCGCTGTGCCTTCTCGTACTTGGCCGCCGCGATGCCGGACTCGTCGGCCCCCTCGGGCCATGTCGTGCCGTCGTCGCAGGACGCGCTCCAGTAGCCGAGGAACTCGCCGGAATAGGTGTCGTCACAGTTGCCGAGCTCGAGGACGTAGCCGGGGCCGACGGCGAGATAGGTCGGCTCGTCGAAGATCGTCACGTTGCGCCCCACCCAGGGGGCGAGGATCACCATCGCCAGGACCGCGGCCATCGCCGTGCGCTTCACCCGGTCGCGCCACTCGAGCCGTGGATGGAACATCAGCAGTGGCGTGAGCAGCAGGAAGAACATGAGGAACGGCTCGCTGCGGGTCAGTGCGCCGAGTGAGAGGACGACCGTCAACTCGACGACCCGACGCACGGACGGATCCTCGTAGACCCGCTGGGCGAAGAAGATCGACCAGGCCGCGAGCGGGATCCACATCGACTCCGACAGGATCAGCGCGTCGTTCATCCACAGCGGCGGATGGATCGCGATGCCGATCATGCCGAGGACCGCGGTCCGGTGGTCGAACAGACGGCGCAGGAGCAGGCCGACCGGGATGACGGCGCTGGCCGACAGCAGACCGCCGGCGAAGCGATGCCACGTGACGGTGTCCATGCCGAACAACGACCAGATGGCCAGGTACACCGTGTAGCCCGGCGGATGCGCCGCGGTCGGGATGATCTCGCCGGTGACGTGGTGCTCGAACGGGTTGGCGAAGCCGTGGCCGTCGACGAGCAGGTTCGCCGAGCCGTGGTAGTAGAGGTTGTCGTTGATCGTCCCCTCTTCGATGAGCGGGACGTCGCCGTACCAGCGCACCATGACGATCCAACGCACGGCGATGGCCAGGGCGAACGCGAGCCCGACGGCCCACCAGAACTTGTTTCCCCAGCGCACCGGGTGATCGTACTTGTGGCGTACCGTGACGACCCATGCGCGTCACGGTGATCGGCCACTCCTGCCTTCGGGCGGAGACCCGCGCCGGGACGATTCTCGTCGATCCGTGGCTGTTCGGATCCTGCTACTGGCGGTCCTGGTGGCACTTCCCGCCGTCGAAGGAGCCGGACGAGGAGATGCTCGCGCCGGACTGGGTGTACCTCACCCATCACCACTTCGATCACTTCCACTATCCGTCCATGCGGCGCCTCGACCGGTCGGCGACGGTGCTGATCCCGCGCTTCGGCGTGGACGTCATGGCCGACGAGGTCGTGTCGCTCGGCTTCGATCGGCCCCAGGAGCTGCGTCACGGTCGGATCCTCGATCTCGGCGACGGCGTGCGGGTGGCGTCGTACCAGTACGGCTTCGACGACACGGCGTTCGTGATCGCCGAGGACGACCATGTCGTGATCGACATCAACGACTGCAAGATCCGCGGTCGCGCCCTCGACCCGATCGTGAAGGAGTTCGGCCGGCCGTCGCTGGCCTGCAAGAGCCATTCGTTCGCCCAGTCCTACCCGGTGCTCTACGACAGTGAGGACGAGTCACAGCTCCGGCTCGTGACCCGCGAGAGTTACGTCGACGACTTCCACGACGTGATGGCCCGACTCCAGCCCCGCCATGCCATCCCGTTCGGCTCGATGGTCGGGT is a genomic window containing:
- a CDS encoding DUF2304 domain-containing protein; translation: MSTTAHIVFSAVLILTVLFIYSLVRQRVLKSKYALLWSVVAVALLPIAAVPSLVENVSDLLGIETPSNTILLAAVSLLFMTTVQLTYELSRIEARTQDLAEEFALLRARLDLNEPA
- a CDS encoding methyltransferase domain-containing protein is translated as MSTEIPEYGQDEMAHPLPKTAIVDRVEWLVEQCRGKRVIHVGFADAGFREQQSRAGSWLHGHIDEVATSLVGLDFDGPGVAAAVEAGYEAHLVDCTDAAAVAALALEPADVVLAGEVIEHLGAPGPFLAAMATLTAPGGTLIVTTPNAYGLVNVVANITRRIEVNHPDHVVMFTWRTLTQLMQREGWTPVDVATYVPSVRERGDRSRLEIAAVRLVAGTERLLGKLGRPYSADGLIVTAQRESMRGSDPSTFSGGGESTGV
- a CDS encoding polysaccharide deacetylase family protein: MSAVVFTLDLEDHRPDDTAELRFPAVTDALLDDLEKAGVIGTVFVVGEVVRDQPDLVARVAARGHELGLHGATHTPLPDLGPDAFRTATAEAMDRLAQVIQTPVLGFRAPIFSLVPESAWAPEILTDLGFTYSSSVLPARNPLYGWPGAPTEPFRWPSGLVEIPSPIFGVGPANVPLLGGVYLRVAPMPLIRWAAKKAPDHAWLYSHPYDFDPGEERWLLPEVGRLGSRVMWWGRAGMKDRVVSIVKGTDRRMIDMVHALGDDLPVFEMAAA
- a CDS encoding glycosyltransferase family 39 protein — its product is MLTRIRALTKQLRPVPTIVGIAVGGWLLRLWAILVYRPTCDTGAVDCYTVAGDAFYHHGQANLLADHGGYYNPLIHLATEQRTGVGELIDSAGDPPLFAAYLASWSKIGFDGVTDHRVVASFWGFALVLAVGLFTRRLAGNVAGAFAALIAALHPLMWINDIMLLSESMYQPFVVLMFWAAYEWIREPSRRNVAILGVTIALATMIRAEALSLYGFMVLPLIWWGVKALDTKEKVRQTVLCGLAGLLLMSPWLVYNNLRFEKPVTISAVTGTVMMGGACDGAWTGLSLGYWVNCFDEELIAQLEEDLPGTWPETEDDRVYYDESVTDEWNREQAIEYYLDNWRRYPKVALARMGRSLELYRVSHTLQMQYRVEGRWEEPSTVGLGVYYTLIPFSVVGALLLRRRRIRLTPLLAMWPMIMFASAITFGLTRYRVPIDIAMIVLASVAMSWIFHRLRAEGVFRAVLR
- a CDS encoding glycosyltransferase family 39 protein, which translates into the protein MRWGNKFWWAVGLAFALAIAVRWIVMVRWYGDVPLIEEGTINDNLYYHGSANLLVDGHGFANPFEHHVTGEIIPTAAHPPGYTVYLAIWSLFGMDTVTWHRFAGGLLSASAVIPVGLLLRRLFDHRTAVLGMIGIAIHPPLWMNDALILSESMWIPLAAWSIFFAQRVYEDPSVRRVVELTVVLSLGALTRSEPFLMFFLLLTPLLMFHPRLEWRDRVKRTAMAAVLAMVILAPWVGRNVTIFDEPTYLAVGPGYVLELGNCDDTYSGEFLGYWSASCDDGTTWPEGADESGIAAAKYEKAQRYIRDNWTQLPKVGAARFGRIIGVYRPIQGIDFDVFFERRVRSHVVVGLLANYVVMAGAVLGAVVWRRRTSLLPIAAVAGTSLLTAVITFGVTRYRVGADVAFVILSAVALGHLIDRYGPPQAAPTADPAAPDPESIPAC